The following coding sequences are from one Pseudomonas mendocina window:
- the lptG gene encoding LPS export ABC transporter permease LptG: MAKLDRYIGTQVFFAILAVLGIILGLALLFAFIDELGDLNKGDYGLGQALWYILLTAPRRAYEMLPMAALIGCLIGLGSLASNSELTIMRAAGVSIGRIVWAVMKPMLVLMLVGILIGEYVAPLTENQAQADRALAQGGGAAQSSKRGMWHRQGQEYVHINAVQPNGVLLGVTRYRFDDERRLQVASFARRAEFREGQWMLRNVQTTFLHEDHSEVVKQPEERWDIELNPELLGTVVMEPEALSVTGLWQYIHYLSEQGLNNARYWLAFWTKLLQPLVTGALVLMAISFIFGPLRSVTLGQRVFTGVLVGFVFRIAQDLLGPSSLVFGFSPLLAVLVPAGICALAGFWLLRRAG, translated from the coding sequence ATGGCTAAGCTGGATCGCTACATCGGCACCCAGGTGTTCTTTGCCATTCTTGCGGTGCTGGGCATCATCCTCGGCCTGGCGCTGCTGTTTGCCTTCATCGACGAACTGGGTGATCTGAACAAGGGCGATTACGGTCTGGGTCAGGCGCTTTGGTACATCCTGCTGACTGCACCGCGCCGCGCCTACGAGATGCTGCCGATGGCAGCGCTGATCGGCTGTCTGATCGGCCTCGGCAGCTTGGCCAGCAACAGCGAGCTGACCATCATGCGTGCTGCGGGCGTCTCCATCGGGCGCATCGTCTGGGCGGTGATGAAGCCCATGCTGGTGCTGATGCTGGTTGGCATCCTGATCGGCGAATACGTCGCGCCCCTCACCGAGAATCAGGCCCAGGCCGACCGCGCTCTGGCACAAGGTGGTGGTGCCGCGCAGAGTTCCAAGCGTGGTATGTGGCATCGTCAGGGGCAGGAATACGTGCATATCAACGCCGTGCAGCCTAATGGCGTTCTGCTCGGGGTGACGCGTTATCGTTTCGATGATGAACGCCGCCTGCAGGTTGCCAGCTTTGCGCGTCGGGCCGAATTCCGTGAAGGGCAGTGGATGCTGCGTAACGTGCAGACCACCTTCCTGCATGAAGACCACTCCGAAGTGGTCAAGCAGCCTGAAGAGCGCTGGGATATCGAACTCAATCCAGAACTGCTCGGCACCGTGGTGATGGAGCCCGAGGCGCTCTCGGTTACCGGGTTGTGGCAGTACATCCATTACCTGAGCGAGCAGGGATTGAACAATGCGCGCTATTGGCTGGCCTTCTGGACCAAGCTGCTGCAGCCGTTGGTGACGGGCGCGCTGGTGTTGATGGCGATTTCCTTCATCTTTGGCCCGTTGCGCTCGGTTACCTTGGGACAGCGAGTGTTCACTGGCGTGCTGGTGGGCTTCGTGTTCCGCATCGCCCAGGATCTGCTCGGGCCTTCCAGCCTGGTATTCGGTTTCTCGCCGTTGCTTGCGGTGCTGGTGCCGGCAGGCATCTGTGCGCTGGCCGGGTTCTGGTTACTGCGTCGAGCGGGCTGA
- a CDS encoding RDD family protein produces MPRHTLRPQGDFPTAGLIRRLAAIFYDFLLGVALIMVVTLIYQQGILRLIHGGDTLRAMAEAGALDNDPVLASLVLLSLFGFFAKFWTHNGQTLGMQAWGLRIQNADGSAIDLWQALLRFVVSIGSWLFAGLGFIWMLWDKQHRTWHDIYSDSRVVQLPKNIHKK; encoded by the coding sequence ATGCCAAGACACACGCTACGCCCGCAGGGAGACTTTCCCACGGCAGGGCTGATCCGTCGCCTAGCGGCAATCTTTTATGATTTTCTGCTCGGCGTAGCCTTGATCATGGTGGTCACCCTGATCTACCAGCAAGGCATTCTGCGCCTGATCCATGGCGGCGATACGCTACGGGCAATGGCCGAGGCCGGCGCACTGGACAATGATCCGGTATTGGCCAGCCTGGTTCTGCTGAGTCTCTTCGGGTTCTTCGCCAAGTTCTGGACGCACAACGGCCAGACGCTGGGCATGCAGGCGTGGGGGCTACGCATCCAGAATGCCGACGGCAGTGCCATCGATCTATGGCAGGCCCTGCTCCGCTTCGTCGTATCCATCGGCTCATGGCTGTTCGCCGGACTGGGTTTCATCTGGATGCTCTGGGACAAACAGCACCGCACCTGGCACGACATCTACTCCGATAGCCGAGTGGTGCAGTTGCCGAAGAACATCCACAAGAAGTGA
- a CDS encoding cold-shock protein, giving the protein MSNRQNGTVKWFNDEKGFGFITPESGPDLFVHFRAIEGNGFKSLKEGQKVSFVAVQGQKGMQADQVQVLG; this is encoded by the coding sequence ATGTCGAATCGTCAGAACGGTACCGTCAAGTGGTTTAACGACGAGAAAGGTTTTGGTTTTATCACTCCCGAGAGCGGTCCGGATCTGTTCGTGCACTTCCGCGCGATCGAAGGCAACGGCTTCAAGAGCCTGAAAGAAGGCCAGAAAGTCAGCTTCGTAGCTGTGCAAGGTCAAAAAGGCATGCAGGCTGACCAGGTTCAAGTCCTGGGCTAA